From Tachypleus tridentatus isolate NWPU-2018 chromosome 8, ASM421037v1, whole genome shotgun sequence, a single genomic window includes:
- the LOC143224009 gene encoding zinc finger MYM-type protein 1-like, with protein MDHASTSEDHESEKRAETQCKVQRIGFPPRWLFKLEEGKVKFRDHQMSQCHKMAVENVIVLPKTCSNIGEMLDMTLGEEKKESRSNMVKIIKNLQFLARQGLALQGHSDEKSNFTQLYHLRAKDNSKMIKWLKKKTNKYVTHDVQNEILEVMALQDVESCIRNGRYFSILAVECTDVANKEQLTICIRWIDNNLEPHEDFIGFYEIPTIKADTIVLAIKDAIIRMNLTLANCRGQCYNAGVCDATKGSKLLADTLDITYEICKLIKFSPKRQGLLEKIKADINLETAGLKVICPTRWTVRGQNFDRIIANYEALLLEWDVCLEDRLDSEMKERIIGVRSQMEKFEYFFALHLGVAVYSLTDNLSKTWQKTCMSAAQGQQNAKLVAGILDKMRNDGNFDKIYEEVHRQAMELNISEPQMPRQKRVPKRFEVGAGEPSFPSSPKEFYRRQYFEVLDLAINAINRRFDQPGFQAYQHMEDLLLKSLQEEDTPDELKNLADKYGDDLDILSLKAQLPLLNGLLRSDSEDRHFECFNDIYLAVKQLKEPQRCLITEVIILVKLLLVNPSTNAVGASRRPEDSRHGYDQQ; from the exons ATGGATCATGCTTCTACCAGTGAGGATCATGAGAGTGAG AAAAGAGCAGAAACTCAATGCAAAGTACAAAGAATCGGCTTTCCTCCGAGATGGCTTTtcaaactggaagaaggcaaGGTAAAGTTTCGAGATCACCAAATGTCGCAGTGCCATAAAATGGCAGTAGAAAATGTAATAGTTCTTCCCAAAACATGTTCTAACATTGGCGAAATGTTGGACATGACATTGGGAGAAGAGAAGAAAGAATCTAGGAGCAACATGGTCAAGATCATCAAGAACTTACAGTTCTTGGCTAGACAGGGACTGGCTTTGCAAGGACACAGCGATGAAAAATCGAACTTCACACAACTTTATCACCTCAGAGCAAAGGATAATTCTAAAATGATAAAGTGGCttaagaaaaaaaccaacaagtaTGTTACACATGATGTTCAGAACGAAATATTAGAGGTAATGGCATTGCAAGATGTGGAGTCTTGCATCAGAAACGGTCGTTATTTCTCCATCCTTGCCGTTGAATGCACTGACGTTGCAAACAAGGAACAGCTTACAATATGTATTCGATGGATTGACAACAATCTGGAACCTCATGAGGACTTCATCGGATTTTATGAAATCCCCACCATAAAGGCAGATACCATCGTATTGGCCATCAAGGACGCGATAATTCGGATGAACTTGACCCTGGCCAACTGTCGGGGCCAGTGCTACAATGCCGGAG TATGTGACGCAACAAAAGGGTCTAAGTTGTTAGCTGATACCCTAGATATCACATACGAAATCTGCAAGcttataaaattttcaccaaagcGTCAAGGTCTGCTCGAAAAAATAAAAGCTGACATCAACCTAGAAACAGCAGGTCTAAAGGTGATTTGCCCAACTCGGTGGACAGTTCGCGGCCAAAACTTCGACCGCATCATTGCCAACTACGAAGCGCTTCTCTTGGAGTGGGACGTTTGTCTGGAAGATCGTCTAGACTCTGAAATGAAGGAACGAATAATAGGTGTCAGATCCCAAATGGAGAAATTTGAGTACTTCTTCGCTCTTCATCTTGGTGTCGCCGTGTACTCTTTGACGGACAATTTGTCAAAAACATGGCAGAAGACCTGCATGTCTGCAGCACAGGGacaacaaaatgcaaaactggtAGCAGGCATTCTTGATAAAATGAGGAATGATGGTAATTTTGACAAGATATATGAAGAAGTGCACCGACAGGCAATGGAGCTCAACATTTCCGAACCTCAAATGCCAAGACAGAAGAGAGTGCCCAAGCGTTTTGAGGTAGGAGCCGGTGAGCCATCGTTCCCGTCGTCTCCCAAGGAATTCTACAGAAGGCAGTACTTTGAGGTTCTTGACCTTGCCATTAACGCAATCAACCGTCGTTTTGATCAGCCAGGCTTCCAGGCGTATCAACATATGGAAGATCTCCTCTTGAAATCTCTTCAAGAAGAGGATACTCCTGATGAGCTGAAGAACTTGGCGGACAAATACGGTGATGATCTGGACATCCTTTCTCTCAAGGCACAACTACCTCTCCTCAATGGACTGTTACGCAGTGACTCTGAAGATCGTCACTTTGAATGCTTCAACGACATTTATCTGGCCGTGAAGCAGCTGAAAGAACCTCAAAGATGCCTAATCACGGAAGTGATAATTCTAGTCAAACTCCTGCTTGTTAACCCATCAACTAATGCTGTAGGAGCTTCTCGACGGCCAGAAGACTCAAGACATGGCTACGATCAACAATGA